Proteins from a single region of Chryseobacterium sp. T16E-39:
- a CDS encoding suppressor of fused domain protein, whose translation MSIFVLRIKTKYKQNSKTMGIFDFMKKKAGQKHLPADQYLNHLYQIFQQEPELYLEESLIKGIPGITTIVYRDIPEKGCITAFTYGLSLVEHPDWKIGRAELCISVNSSHLDWAQAMGYIANQLRGDCPFSYAQVINFKEKISPDSEMDAFFIFAPSTIDKEDYLYIDIGTDYKVSIASLYPMYSDEIEIYNNIGLEKFWHHPSFDNYKVNRKKIKG comes from the coding sequence TTGAGTATATTCGTTTTAAGAATTAAAACCAAATACAAGCAAAACAGCAAGACTATGGGAATATTTGATTTTATGAAAAAGAAAGCAGGTCAGAAGCATTTACCTGCCGATCAGTATTTAAATCACTTATACCAAATCTTCCAACAAGAACCAGAGTTGTATCTGGAAGAAAGCTTAATAAAAGGAATTCCTGGTATAACAACAATCGTTTATAGAGACATTCCAGAAAAAGGTTGTATTACAGCCTTTACTTATGGGTTATCATTAGTTGAACATCCAGACTGGAAAATAGGACGAGCGGAACTTTGCATTTCCGTTAATTCATCACATTTAGATTGGGCTCAAGCTATGGGATATATTGCCAATCAACTTCGTGGTGACTGTCCTTTTAGTTATGCCCAGGTCATTAATTTTAAAGAAAAGATCAGTCCTGATTCTGAAATGGATGCATTTTTTATCTTTGCCCCCAGTACAATCGATAAAGAAGATTATCTCTATATTGACATTGGAACAGATTATAAAGTAAGTATTGCCAGTCTCTATCCAATGTACTCCGACGAGATTGAAATTTATAATAATATTGGTCTTGAAAAATTCTGGCACCATCCTAGTTTTGATAACTATAAAGTGAATAGGAAAAAAATTAAAGGTTAA
- a CDS encoding cysteine hydrolase family protein: protein MQQSKKSALLVMDLQNSIVQNIEDHSGLVIKIAKAISHARANGIPVIYVVVSFRPGAPEISEHNKSFSRFNNKEMWTPEFIAQWEEIHPDLKPEPNEVTVTKRRFSAFTGSDLEVVLRGQGIQHLVLTGISTSGVVLSTLREAADKDYQLTVIEDCCADRDPEVHQVLATKVFPMQAEVISLDSWIK, encoded by the coding sequence ATGCAACAATCAAAAAAAAGTGCTTTACTGGTAATGGATTTGCAAAATTCCATTGTACAGAATATTGAAGATCATTCAGGATTGGTTATTAAAATAGCTAAGGCTATTTCCCATGCAAGAGCAAATGGGATTCCTGTTATCTATGTAGTGGTCTCTTTCCGACCGGGAGCTCCTGAAATCAGTGAGCATAATAAAAGTTTTTCCAGATTTAATAACAAAGAAATGTGGACACCGGAATTTATTGCACAATGGGAAGAAATTCATCCTGACTTAAAGCCAGAACCTAATGAAGTTACTGTAACCAAACGCCGTTTCAGTGCTTTTACAGGAAGTGATCTTGAAGTAGTATTAAGAGGGCAGGGAATTCAACATCTGGTTCTTACGGGAATAAGCACTTCAGGAGTGGTACTTTCAACGCTTCGGGAGGCTGCTGATAAAGATTATCAGTTGACGGTAATTGAAGACTGCTGTGCTGACAGAGACCCTGAAGTTCATCAGGTTTTAGCTACGAAAGTATTTCCAATGCAGGCCGAAGTTATCAGCCTTGATAGCTGGATCAAGTAA
- a CDS encoding TetR/AcrR family transcriptional regulator, whose translation MNLLLSQEEILKSQILQTAQDLYQRYGIKKVTMDDVAKAVGKTRSALYYYFKNRDELFEAVMISLVDEVKNELEEIIYKEKKLESRIQAFCIAKVKGFNKTRNFISAIEARMDSEERSKYSDIIWEIHQRMMQSETALLKRVIRESSENGEIAKPDSKNIDTLLFVLLSSIRGIRRESVSENYKDQWEEGAKMLAKMVVEKIKG comes from the coding sequence ATGAACCTACTACTTTCCCAGGAAGAGATTTTAAAAAGCCAGATTTTACAGACCGCACAGGATCTGTACCAACGTTATGGAATCAAAAAAGTAACGATGGATGATGTGGCTAAAGCAGTTGGAAAAACAAGAAGTGCTCTTTATTATTATTTCAAAAACAGGGATGAACTTTTTGAAGCAGTGATGATATCGCTAGTTGATGAGGTGAAAAATGAATTAGAAGAAATCATATACAAAGAGAAAAAACTAGAATCCCGGATTCAGGCGTTTTGTATTGCTAAGGTTAAAGGGTTTAATAAAACCAGAAATTTTATATCCGCCATTGAAGCCAGAATGGATAGTGAAGAACGATCCAAATATTCTGATATCATCTGGGAGATTCATCAAAGAATGATGCAGTCTGAAACAGCGCTGTTGAAAAGAGTGATCCGTGAGTCCAGCGAAAACGGTGAAATTGCTAAACCAGATTCTAAAAATATTGATACTTTATTATTTGTATTGTTGAGCAGTATTCGTGGTATTCGTCGTGAATCCGTAAGTGAGAACTACAAAGATCAATGGGAAGAAGGTGCAAAAATGTTAGCCAAAATGGTTGTGGAAAAAATTAAAGGATAA
- a CDS encoding bacteriocin-like protein: MKNLKKLNRKDLKNVIGGTKCEQSRGAIGCEEPGEGGPLNTYKCCSDLYTCGGCSTGSNCPSGYFLRAC; this comes from the coding sequence ATGAAAAATCTTAAAAAATTAAATCGAAAGGATTTAAAAAATGTTATTGGTGGTACTAAATGTGAACAATCAAGAGGAGCTATAGGTTGTGAAGAACCAGGAGAGGGTGGACCTCTAAATACATATAAATGTTGTAGTGATCTCTATACTTGTGGTGGATGTAGTACTGGTAGCAATTGTCCATCAGGATATTTTTTACGAGCTTGTTAA
- a CDS encoding MFS transporter — protein MMSISNVSTFRAFKSDNFKYYFAGRSISQFGTWMQRTAIVWLVYSLTHSSFMLGVTVFAEQFPSFLFSFVGGVAADRYNRSTIIRWTQIAAVVQTSLLAILFLTNHIVVWQILSLSVVLGVINAFDVPARQTMIGQVVSEEGDVPSALSLSAAMSSVSKVLGPAVAGFVLEHWNVGFCFVLNSIGFMAVIGCFAMMKLPPYEKRVTDKKVVSEFKEGVSYLKNEPRIGLVILMLSLIGLFVLPYDTLIPEVAKMTFKGGAATFGYISGFIGLGAVSGTILLASLKRNDNLRFYLIMSTVILGIGLIFFSQTTNFYWAMLFVVFTGFGSVMQFTSCNIIVQSEAAAHMKGRAISILLTAIFGMLPLGSLLTGFASEHIGSSNTLFIQGILAILIAICFYRLFTASKKKQVSSLKTEELTNTTI, from the coding sequence ATGATGAGTATAAGTAATGTAAGTACATTCAGGGCTTTTAAGAGTGATAATTTTAAATATTATTTTGCAGGCCGGTCAATATCTCAATTTGGAACATGGATGCAGCGAACGGCAATTGTATGGTTGGTCTATTCGCTGACCCATTCTTCATTTATGTTGGGAGTTACCGTATTTGCAGAACAGTTTCCATCATTTTTATTTTCATTTGTTGGTGGTGTCGCTGCAGACCGGTATAACAGGAGTACTATTATTCGTTGGACACAGATTGCGGCAGTAGTTCAAACATCTTTGCTGGCGATTCTGTTTCTGACTAATCATATTGTGGTGTGGCAAATTTTAAGCCTGAGTGTAGTGTTGGGAGTAATCAACGCATTTGATGTTCCTGCCAGACAGACCATGATTGGGCAAGTGGTGAGCGAAGAAGGTGATGTTCCAAGCGCGCTTTCATTAAGTGCAGCAATGTCAAGTGTAAGTAAAGTTCTGGGGCCCGCCGTAGCAGGATTTGTATTGGAACATTGGAATGTGGGATTTTGTTTTGTGCTGAATTCGATCGGTTTTATGGCCGTAATTGGATGCTTTGCCATGATGAAGCTTCCTCCTTATGAAAAAAGAGTAACAGATAAAAAAGTGGTTTCAGAATTTAAAGAGGGAGTTAGCTATCTGAAAAATGAGCCAAGAATTGGATTGGTTATTTTGATGTTATCGTTAATAGGATTGTTTGTTCTTCCTTATGATACTTTAATTCCTGAAGTTGCAAAAATGACCTTTAAGGGCGGTGCTGCAACCTTTGGATATATCTCCGGATTTATTGGACTTGGCGCCGTATCGGGAACGATTTTGCTCGCCTCGCTGAAAAGAAATGACAACCTTCGTTTTTATCTCATCATGAGTACAGTGATACTTGGAATTGGACTCATTTTTTTCTCACAAACCACTAATTTCTATTGGGCTATGTTATTTGTAGTTTTTACAGGATTTGGGAGTGTAATGCAATTTACCAGTTGTAATATCATTGTTCAGTCTGAAGCTGCTGCCCATATGAAAGGAAGAGCAATCAGTATTTTATTAACTGCTATTTTTGGAATGCTGCCTTTAGGTAGTCTGTTGACTGGGTTTGCGTCAGAACATATTGGAAGCAGCAATACACTTTTTATTCAGGGAATTCTCGCTATTCTGATAGCAATATGTTTTTACAGATTGTTTACTGCGTCTAAAAAGAAACAAGTCTCTTCCCTAAAAACGGAAGAGCTCACTAATACAACAATCTAA
- a CDS encoding YdeI/OmpD-associated family protein gives MEALFFATPQEFRKWLEKNHETEKEVIIGFYKVGTKKPSMTWSESVDQAICFGWIDGIRKSIDKDSYSNRFTPRKPTSIWSTINIKKVEDLTKAGLMKPAGLKAFELRKQEKSSIYSHENKLAQLDPAYEKQFKANKKAWDFFTNQAPSYKKVMLHWIMSAKQEKTRLSRLEKTIGESELEKRVL, from the coding sequence ATGGAAGCACTCTTTTTCGCTACTCCCCAGGAATTCAGAAAATGGTTGGAGAAAAACCATGAAACAGAGAAAGAAGTCATTATAGGCTTCTATAAAGTAGGCACCAAAAAACCATCTATGACCTGGTCAGAATCTGTAGATCAGGCTATATGTTTTGGATGGATTGATGGGATTAGAAAATCAATAGATAAAGACAGCTATTCCAATCGTTTTACCCCCAGGAAACCTACCAGTATTTGGAGTACCATCAACATAAAAAAAGTGGAAGATCTTACTAAAGCCGGATTAATGAAGCCTGCGGGCCTCAAAGCATTTGAATTACGGAAACAGGAAAAATCGTCAATCTATTCTCATGAAAATAAACTGGCTCAATTGGATCCTGCCTATGAGAAACAATTTAAAGCCAATAAAAAAGCATGGGATTTCTTTACTAATCAGGCCCCGTCCTATAAAAAGGTGATGCTGCATTGGATCATGTCTGCTAAACAGGAAAAAACACGGTTATCACGATTGGAGAAGACTATTGGAGAAAGCGAACTGGAAAAACGAGTATTGTAA